A region of the Phaeodactylum tricornutum CCAP 1055/1 chromosome 1, whole genome shotgun sequence genome:
ATTGGATGCTGTGGATCTATTGGTGCATTCATATCGCGGGGTGGCGGAGGCGGTGGAAGATCTTGCCGAGGAGGCCCCACGGGTTGATCACTAACACTCACCAAACGTTCATCTTCGTCAATTCGGGCTTCGCCATTGGCAAGTTTTTGGGATAGATTGTGAATTTCCAATCTTCGCGTCCGATAGGACTGGATCTGACTCTCGTAAGCCTTAGACGCAGCTGATTTCGAATTTGCTCGAGTCTCCTTGTCTTGGCCACGAAGAAAATCGAGAATATCCTCATCCTGGAGATCTGGCCGTTCCAGGAGCTCCTGGGCGTCGCTTGTCGACTCATTAATTCGATAGAGCTGTCGATTACCCATCGACTGGGATTCTTGCGAACCAAATGCATCAAGAGGTAGGTTTACGGATTTGGTTTCCGACTCCATCGTGAGAGCTTTCTTTCATCATCTCCCTTGAGAGAAATTTGGAATGACAATGAACTATTTTTGATGCTTGGATCGCTCTTTCCGTCAGTCGCAGAAGTCACGGGACAATCGCCTATAGTGGAATCCGGAATGCCTCTATCTATAAATTTGCTGGTCTTTTCCATCTTGAATACCGGGCGACTTTATAACGTCCCGAATATCGACGACCCAAATCAAAACCCGTATAGAATAATCTCAGTCGGGAAATGCTTTGCACTCTTTACTGTTCGACACTCAtatcactcactgtcacacacACATCACAGTCCGTCGTCACGTACCTTTCTCAATTTTCCCTCGCGTTTGCATCTACCGTCACAAACTTGGTCGTCCAATCAAGCTTACTTCGTGGTGGCCTTACGACCAAAGAATCATGGCCAATTTTGGGGAGCTTGTCCTTGTGTTGGGTGATGTGCACATTCCTGAGCGTGCTTCCAAAATCCCAGCGCCGTTGAAGCGCATGTTGGTCCCCAATAAGATGCAACACGTCATTTGCACGGGAAATATTTCAACGGAAATGTACGAGGAACTCCGAACCTTGGCACCTAATGTGCACATTGTCGCTGGGGATTTCGATACGACAGAAATGGTGTTCCCGGAAACTCGTGTCGTTCAGGTAGGGGCATTTCGTATTGGCGTAGTTCATGGACATCAGGTCCTGCCGTGGAAAAATCAAGATGCTGCCGCACGGATGCGTCGAAAATTGAACGTAGACATTCTCATTTCGGGACACACACATCAGAACGAGGTTACTTTACTGGACGAATCCTACTATCACATCAATCCGGTAAGTCGTTCTACTCGAGAGTGGGCGAAGTAGCCACCGTATGGACGATACCTGACAACTTCTCTGGctctcgtttttctttttgggtATAGGGATCCATAACAGGAGCCTTTTCGTCTTTGACCGAGCAGGTAACACCCTCATTTATTTTGCTAGCCGTACAGGACAAGAAAGTAGTTTGCTACGTGTACGAGTTGGTCAATGGAGAAGTGGAAGTGTCCAAGACAGATATTTCCAAGAGCGAGGCATCGCAGTCTTCGTCGGCTAACAGCTCCCTTATGGCTTCGCTCTTGACATAGAACTTGATCTGTTGGGTCCAAGTGCGGCGATGCTGCAAAGTTTTAAGTGACCCTTGTTTTACCCTTGTGCTGTCGTCGCAATGCTAGAACGCCACATTGAAGCCCGATACGACCATCATGCATTCTCCGTAGCACCACTCCGTTCTCGAGACCcacgaaacgaaacaacgGAAAACGTTTCGAGCAATATTTTTAATTCTATACCATTATACCAAAGTGTTAACGAGTGTCTACCATTTTTTCTGCATGTAGGTTCCTTCGGGTACTCGAGTTTGCGCATTACGTTGCCCTTCCAGCTCGTCGTGGTCGTCGATGATTCCACAGAGCTGAAACAGAACGAGAACTGATACAAACAAGGATGCAAAAAACATGATGCCGATTCCCGCCCGAAGCTGCCCAGCCTCTTCTTGAATCCATTGGTATTCAATCTGGATGTCCTCGTGCGGACCCTCAATCGACATGTACTCCGGTTGGGCATTGACGGCGTGAACGTCTCCGACACCCGACTTGGAATACACAAACGTTACGACTACGCGTGCCAGCGACTGCCCTCGCATGTTTTGTGTGTAAAGCGTTGGGATCCCGAGAAGGCCGTCTTGGAATCGTAGAGAAAAGTACTTGATCTCGTCGGTCACCGGGAAGTAAAATGACGATCCCACACCAAAGGATGGCATTTGCGAGCGCAATGCGTCTGTAGATACTGAGCCAATAAGTATATCCGTGTCGACGGCTTCACCTACTCGGTAGGCACTCGTCAACCCAGTCGAACACACGAGGAATATACTGAACGACAGCATGGCTCGTCGTATTCGGCGCCATAAAGCGGGCATTTGGGACGGGTCCTT
Encoded here:
- a CDS encoding predicted protein, with translation MPALWRRIRRAMLSFSIFLVCSTGLTSAYRVGEAVDTDILIGSVSTDALRSQMPSFGVGSSFYFPVTDEIKYFSLRFQDGLLGIPTLYTQNMRGQSLARVVVTFVYSKSGVGDVHAVNAQPEYMSIEGPHEDIQIEYQWIQEEAGQLRAGIGIMFFASLFVSVLVLFQLCGIIDDHDELEGQRNAQTRVPEGTYMQKKW
- a CDS encoding predicted protein; translated protein: MANFGELVLVLGDVHIPERASKIPAPLKRMLVPNKMQHVICTGNISTEMYEELRTLAPNVHIVAGDFDTTEMVFPETRVVQVGAFRIGVVHGHQVLPWKNQDAAARMRRKLNVDILISGHTHQNEVTLLDESYYHINPGSITGAFSSLTEQVTPSFILLAVQDKKVVCYVYELVNGEVEVSKTDISKSEASQSSSANSSLMASLLT